A DNA window from Mesorhizobium sp. C432A contains the following coding sequences:
- a CDS encoding DUF2065 family protein — MQDFLAAIGLVLVVEGLVYGGFPGLAKRLAGEVLSTPEIALRIVGLVAIAIGVGIVWLVRG; from the coding sequence GTGCAGGATTTCCTTGCGGCCATAGGCCTGGTCCTCGTTGTCGAGGGCCTGGTCTATGGCGGCTTTCCCGGCCTTGCCAAACGTCTTGCCGGCGAAGTGCTGTCGACGCCGGAAATTGCGCTGCGCATCGTCGGGCTGGTGGCGATCGCCATCGGCGTCGGCATCGTCTGGTTGGTGCGTGGCTGA
- a CDS encoding GNAT family N-acetyltransferase: MSPIEIRSLTAETRDMLADLLIETVAAGGSVSFMHPLSRQAAETFWSNSLMAAERGERAVLGAWYGDALIGTVTLLLDFPVNQPHRAEIAKLMTRVEHRGKGIASRLMRAAETLAVEKGRTLLVLDTATEEGASSLYEKLGFTLTGEILDFALKPHGGLTGTLIYWKRIGGAA; the protein is encoded by the coding sequence GTGAGTCCCATCGAAATCAGGTCGCTGACTGCGGAAACACGCGACATGCTGGCCGACCTCCTGATCGAGACGGTCGCGGCCGGCGGCTCCGTCAGCTTCATGCATCCCTTATCCAGGCAAGCGGCGGAAACCTTCTGGAGCAACTCGTTGATGGCAGCAGAGAGAGGTGAAAGAGCGGTGCTGGGTGCTTGGTATGGCGACGCGTTGATCGGCACCGTCACTTTGCTGCTCGACTTTCCGGTCAATCAGCCGCACCGGGCCGAGATCGCCAAGCTCATGACCCGCGTCGAACACCGCGGCAAGGGCATAGCGAGCCGGCTGATGCGGGCGGCCGAAACGCTCGCCGTCGAGAAAGGCCGCACGCTTCTGGTGCTGGACACCGCAACCGAGGAGGGCGCTTCCAGCCTTTACGAAAAACTCGGCTTCACGCTCACTGGCGAAATACTGGACTTTGCCCTGAAACCGCATGGCGGGCTGACCGGCACGCTCATCTACTGGAAGCGCATCGGCGGCGCTGCCTAA
- a CDS encoding protease modulator HflC → MANRLPIIAVIAAVLLFLLYSSVFVVNARQQALVLRFGEIVDVKNEPGIYFKAPFAFFDADSVQLIENRVLRFDLDNIRVQVSGGKFYEVDAFIAYRISDPRVFRSAVSGQITLAEARLRTRLDAALRRVYGLRDFEAALSEERAVMMREVRDQLRPDATSLGLQIEDVRIRRTDLTAEVSQQTFDRMKAERLAEAERLRARGKEAAQRITARADREVVEIVAEARKESEILRGEGEAQRSATFADAYKRDPAFFDFYRSMNAYGTALDNSGTTMVLSPNSEFFRFFRNPDGTDAKPATPAAPATAPAAPATAPAAPATAPAAPATAPAAPAAQPAPAQ, encoded by the coding sequence ATGGCCAATCGTCTTCCCATCATCGCGGTCATCGCGGCCGTGCTTCTGTTCCTGCTCTACTCCTCGGTCTTCGTGGTCAACGCGCGCCAGCAGGCGCTCGTGCTGCGGTTCGGCGAGATCGTCGACGTGAAGAATGAACCCGGCATCTATTTCAAGGCGCCTTTCGCCTTCTTCGACGCCGACAGCGTGCAATTGATCGAAAACAGGGTGCTGCGCTTCGATCTCGACAACATCCGCGTCCAGGTTTCGGGCGGCAAGTTCTACGAGGTCGACGCTTTCATCGCGTACCGCATCTCGGATCCGCGCGTGTTCCGCTCAGCCGTGTCCGGTCAGATCACACTGGCCGAAGCACGACTGAGGACGCGTCTCGATGCGGCGCTGCGCCGTGTCTACGGTCTGCGCGACTTCGAGGCGGCGCTTTCGGAAGAGCGGGCCGTGATGATGCGCGAAGTGCGCGATCAGCTTCGGCCCGACGCCACCTCGCTCGGCCTGCAGATCGAGGATGTGCGCATCCGCCGAACCGATCTGACGGCTGAGGTTTCGCAGCAGACCTTCGACCGCATGAAGGCCGAACGTTTGGCCGAGGCCGAACGGCTGAGGGCACGCGGCAAAGAGGCCGCGCAGCGCATCACCGCCCGCGCCGACCGCGAAGTGGTGGAAATCGTCGCCGAAGCGCGCAAGGAATCGGAAATCCTGCGTGGTGAAGGTGAAGCCCAGCGCAGCGCGACCTTTGCCGACGCCTACAAACGCGATCCGGCGTTCTTCGACTTCTACCGGTCGATGAATGCCTATGGCACGGCGCTGGACAACTCCGGGACGACGATGGTGCTTTCGCCGAACTCGGAGTTCTTCCGCTTCTTCCGCAATCCGGACGGTACGGACGCGAAGCCGGCGACACCTGCGGCTCCGGCGACGGCACCTGCCGCGCCGGCGACGGCACCTGCCGCGCCGGCGACGGCACCTGCCGCGCCGGCGACGGCACCTGCCGCGCCGGCTGCACAACCTGCACCCGCCCAGTAG
- a CDS encoding GNAT family N-acetyltransferase, giving the protein MKPMRTERLILRNWEDRDRELFHRINSDERVMEFFPFRRDRAETDAKMDEFQGWIAEDGFGFAAAEIAATGECIGFVGLLKTDHVPSLPSDTIEIGWRLAPEFWGKGYVTEAAEAWLSYGFETLDRDEIVSFAVAANRRSTAVMERLGMSPDPARDFDHPSIPDSHPHLKRHVLYTLSRKDWQARKKGG; this is encoded by the coding sequence ATGAAACCGATGCGCACCGAGCGACTGATCCTGCGCAACTGGGAAGACCGTGATCGCGAACTCTTCCACCGCATCAATTCGGACGAGCGGGTGATGGAGTTCTTTCCATTTCGCCGCGACCGCGCCGAGACGGATGCCAAGATGGACGAGTTTCAGGGCTGGATCGCCGAGGACGGCTTTGGTTTTGCCGCCGCCGAGATCGCCGCGACTGGGGAATGCATCGGTTTCGTCGGCCTCTTAAAGACCGATCACGTGCCGTCCCTGCCCTCCGATACGATCGAGATCGGCTGGCGGTTGGCGCCCGAGTTCTGGGGCAAGGGCTACGTCACCGAGGCAGCCGAGGCATGGCTTTCTTATGGCTTCGAGACGCTTGACCGGGACGAGATCGTCTCCTTCGCCGTCGCGGCCAACCGCCGCTCGACGGCCGTCATGGAGCGTCTTGGCATGAGCCCTGACCCGGCTCGCGATTTCGACCACCCATCCATCCCTGACAGCCACCCGCACCTCAAGCGGCATGTCCTCTACACCCTGTCGCGCAAGGACTGGCAGGCAAGAAAAAAGGGCGGCTAA
- a CDS encoding ATP-binding protein, with amino-acid sequence MFVEREASVGEPTSQERRRAEQSDKRILGNVVQCDGARATISAYADDIEGAVTGLWTVGKMISINLGTSRTVGLVYEIGKSDRAWSNEGQNPIEVSVELIGEVRDGAEPGAKPVFDRGITTYPHIGAIAHRIRTRDLQAVYDLAGRHSITIGTLSQDESIDANIAIDDTLARHFAVVGTTGVGKSTAISLLLRKSIAARPDLRILILDPHNEFAASLPEFCVRVDSKTLDLPFWMFRLEEFAEVLFRGREVVPEEVDVLRDLIPAAKNLYRNPNSGSYVRRGSDALTADTPVPYRMVDLIKQIDERMGLLESKNDRPTLKSLKTRIESAASDPRYRFMFNSRLIEDTIHETIGNIFRVPHHGRPVTCFEMAGMPSEVVNSVCSVLARLAFDLALWSEGRLKLLLLCEEAHRYMPADPRLGFAPTRHALSRIAKEGRKYGCYLGVVTQRPGELDPTILSQCSTFFAMRLANEQDQAIIRSAIADSSASTLAFLSSMGQREAIAFGEGVATTMRLKFEKLAENLIPGTAKREQDEFSQDGNDVDLAAIVERLRNVPKPQQQMAFAEAVDSGRQAGDPDYRKPATAQRIQPDDDFDLRYGLKPTTFGMRPQND; translated from the coding sequence ATGTTTGTCGAGCGCGAAGCCTCCGTCGGCGAACCGACCTCGCAGGAGCGCCGCCGCGCAGAGCAGAGCGACAAGCGCATTCTCGGCAACGTCGTGCAGTGCGACGGTGCGCGCGCCACCATCAGCGCCTATGCCGACGACATCGAAGGCGCGGTCACCGGCCTGTGGACCGTCGGCAAGATGATCTCCATCAATCTCGGGACATCGCGCACCGTTGGTCTGGTCTACGAAATCGGCAAGTCGGATCGCGCCTGGAGCAATGAGGGACAAAACCCCATCGAGGTCAGCGTCGAGCTGATCGGCGAAGTGCGCGACGGCGCCGAACCGGGGGCCAAACCGGTGTTCGACCGCGGCATCACCACCTATCCTCATATCGGCGCCATAGCGCACCGCATCCGTACCCGTGACCTGCAGGCGGTCTACGATCTCGCCGGGCGTCATTCGATCACCATCGGCACGCTGTCGCAGGATGAGTCGATCGACGCCAACATCGCCATCGACGACACGCTGGCGCGCCATTTTGCCGTTGTCGGCACAACCGGCGTCGGCAAATCCACCGCCATCTCGCTGCTGCTGCGCAAATCGATCGCCGCCCGGCCCGATCTGCGAATCCTCATTCTCGATCCGCACAATGAATTCGCGGCATCCCTGCCTGAGTTCTGCGTCCGGGTCGATTCCAAGACGCTTGATCTGCCGTTCTGGATGTTCAGGCTCGAAGAATTCGCCGAAGTGCTGTTTCGCGGCCGAGAGGTCGTGCCGGAAGAAGTCGATGTCCTGCGCGACCTGATCCCCGCCGCCAAGAACCTCTATCGCAATCCCAATTCAGGCTCTTACGTGCGCCGCGGCAGCGATGCGCTGACCGCCGACACGCCGGTGCCCTACCGCATGGTCGATCTCATCAAGCAGATCGACGAGCGCATGGGCCTCCTGGAAAGCAAGAACGACCGCCCGACGCTGAAATCGCTGAAGACGCGCATCGAGTCCGCCGCGTCCGACCCGCGCTATCGCTTCATGTTCAATTCGCGGCTGATCGAGGACACGATCCACGAGACGATCGGCAATATTTTCCGTGTGCCGCATCATGGCCGCCCGGTGACCTGTTTCGAGATGGCCGGCATGCCGTCCGAAGTGGTCAACTCCGTCTGTTCGGTGCTGGCGCGCCTGGCCTTCGACCTTGCGCTGTGGAGCGAGGGCCGGCTGAAGCTTTTGCTGCTGTGCGAGGAAGCGCACCGCTATATGCCGGCCGATCCGCGCCTCGGCTTCGCGCCGACAAGGCATGCATTGTCGCGCATCGCCAAGGAAGGCCGCAAATATGGCTGCTATCTCGGCGTCGTCACCCAGCGCCCGGGTGAACTCGATCCGACCATCCTGTCGCAATGCTCGACCTTCTTCGCCATGCGGCTGGCCAACGAGCAGGACCAGGCAATCATCCGCTCGGCGATCGCCGATTCCTCCGCCTCGACGCTGGCCTTTCTGTCCTCCATGGGCCAGCGCGAAGCCATCGCCTTCGGTGAAGGCGTGGCGACGACCATGCGGCTGAAGTTCGAAAAACTGGCGGAGAACCTGATCCCCGGCACCGCCAAGCGAGAGCAGGACGAGTTCTCGCAGGACGGCAACGACGTCGATCTCGCCGCCATCGTCGAGCGGCTGCGCAACGTCCCGAAACCGCAGCAGCAGATGGCCTTCGCCGAAGCAGTGGATTCCGGCCGCCAGGCCGGCGATCCCGATTACCGCAAGCCGGCCACCGCCCAGCGCATCCAGCCCGACGACGATTTCGACCTGCGCTACGGCCTCAAGCCCACAACCTTTGGCATGCGCCCGCAGAACGATTGA
- a CDS encoding XRE family transcriptional regulator produces MTDIANDVSATIGRRIHAERALRDWSLADLANRSGVSKAMLSTIERGMTSPTAALLVRIAAAFGMTLSTLIARAEQQGGGLLRESEQPVWRDPGTGYVRRHLSPVSDTPLELIRVQLPAGASVSFPAASYAFIKQQMWLISGRLEFTEGDMVHSLEPGDCLALGAPSDCTFHAVGPQPADYLVALVRG; encoded by the coding sequence ATGACTGATATAGCGAATGACGTGTCGGCCACGATAGGCAGACGAATCCACGCCGAAAGAGCCTTGCGGGACTGGTCGTTGGCCGACCTGGCGAACCGCTCCGGCGTCTCCAAAGCCATGCTCAGCACTATCGAGCGCGGCATGACCAGCCCGACGGCCGCGCTGCTGGTGCGCATCGCCGCTGCTTTCGGCATGACGCTGTCGACGCTGATTGCACGCGCCGAGCAGCAAGGTGGCGGCCTGCTGCGCGAGAGTGAGCAGCCGGTTTGGCGCGACCCCGGTACGGGCTATGTCCGCCGGCATCTGTCGCCGGTTTCCGACACGCCGCTCGAATTGATCCGGGTGCAACTGCCGGCTGGCGCCAGTGTGAGTTTCCCGGCGGCGTCCTATGCCTTCATCAAGCAGCAGATGTGGCTGATCTCCGGGCGACTTGAGTTCACCGAGGGTGATATGGTGCATAGTCTCGAGCCCGGCGACTGCCTGGCGCTCGGCGCGCCGTCGGACTGCACGTTCCATGCCGTCGGACCGCAGCCGGCCGACTATCTGGTTGCGCTGGTCAGGGGCTGA
- a CDS encoding DegQ family serine endoprotease, giving the protein MTSNTLLRAARRTFIAGAAALMVGALAVPAFVTPTVAADGPASVADLAEGLLGAVVNISTSQTVKGTEGPGAVPMPQLPEGSPFQDFFDDFFKNRGGDKDGGAQKVQSLGSGFVVDAEQGIVVTNNHVIADADDIEVNFSDGVTLKATLVGTDTKTDVAVLKVDPKGHKLTAVKFGDSNKMRVGDWVMAIGNPFGLGGTVTVGIVSARNRDINSGPYDDFIQTDAAINRGNSGGPLFNSLGEVIGINTAIISPSGGSIGIGFSIPSQLASGVVDQLRQFGETRRGWLGVRIQPVTDDIAESLGMATAKGALVAGVIKGGPVDNGTILAGDVIIKFDGKDIHEMRDLPRVVAESPVGKAVDVIIVRKGVEQTVKVTLGRLEDGEKVAAGEDGTTDEDKGGDKAPAVSTASVLGMTVGELNDDTRKKFGIAADVSGVVITDVTKDSAAAERGIQAGEVITEIAQESVATPKDVMDRIGALKEQGRKNALLMLASKTGELRFVTIRMD; this is encoded by the coding sequence ATGACATCCAACACCCTTCTGCGCGCGGCGCGGCGGACGTTCATCGCAGGTGCTGCGGCACTTATGGTCGGCGCGCTTGCCGTTCCGGCTTTCGTGACGCCGACGGTGGCCGCGGACGGACCGGCTTCGGTTGCCGACCTCGCCGAAGGCCTGCTCGGTGCGGTGGTCAACATCTCGACCTCGCAGACCGTGAAGGGCACGGAAGGTCCGGGCGCGGTGCCGATGCCGCAGCTGCCGGAGGGTTCGCCGTTCCAGGATTTCTTCGACGACTTCTTCAAGAACCGTGGCGGCGACAAGGATGGCGGCGCGCAAAAGGTGCAGTCGCTGGGCTCCGGCTTCGTAGTCGACGCCGAGCAAGGCATTGTCGTCACCAACAACCACGTCATCGCCGATGCAGACGATATCGAGGTGAATTTCTCCGACGGCGTGACGCTGAAGGCGACGCTGGTCGGCACCGACACCAAGACCGACGTGGCGGTGCTCAAGGTCGACCCGAAGGGCCACAAGCTGACGGCGGTGAAATTCGGCGATTCCAACAAGATGCGCGTCGGCGACTGGGTGATGGCGATCGGCAATCCGTTCGGCCTTGGCGGCACGGTGACGGTCGGCATCGTCTCGGCCCGCAACCGCGACATCAATTCCGGCCCCTATGACGACTTCATCCAGACCGACGCCGCCATCAACCGCGGCAATTCCGGCGGGCCGCTGTTCAACAGCCTGGGCGAGGTCATCGGTATCAACACGGCGATCATCTCGCCGTCGGGCGGCTCGATCGGCATCGGTTTCTCAATCCCCTCGCAGCTTGCCTCGGGCGTCGTCGACCAGCTGCGCCAGTTCGGCGAGACCCGTCGCGGCTGGCTCGGCGTGCGCATCCAGCCGGTGACCGACGACATCGCCGAGAGCCTCGGCATGGCGACCGCCAAGGGCGCGCTGGTGGCCGGCGTCATCAAGGGCGGACCGGTCGACAACGGCACAATTCTCGCCGGCGACGTCATCATCAAGTTCGATGGCAAGGACATCCATGAAATGCGCGACCTGCCGCGCGTCGTGGCGGAAAGCCCGGTCGGCAAGGCGGTCGACGTGATCATCGTGCGCAAGGGCGTCGAGCAGACGGTGAAGGTGACGCTCGGCCGGCTTGAGGACGGCGAGAAGGTCGCTGCCGGTGAGGACGGCACTACCGATGAGGACAAGGGCGGCGACAAGGCGCCCGCGGTCTCCACGGCCTCGGTGCTCGGCATGACCGTCGGCGAGCTCAATGACGACACACGGAAAAAATTCGGCATCGCGGCCGACGTCTCCGGCGTCGTCATCACCGACGTCACCAAGGATTCGGCCGCCGCCGAGCGCGGCATCCAGGCCGGCGAGGTGATCACCGAAATCGCCCAGGAATCGGTCGCGACCCCGAAGGACGTGATGGACCGGATCGGCGCGCTGAAGGAGCAGGGCCGCAAGAATGCGCTCTTGATGCTGGCGTCCAAGACAGGCGAGTTGCGCTTCGTGACGATCCGGATGGATTGA
- a CDS encoding GGDEF domain-containing protein, which yields MRFHKAESAFFVFIFVILAAGLVTLYAYGQLQSIAVGHDTTSRVERIAYLNTLLFVTGVLLATALFFGVFFIYPLIRRQATEEGKLRAMTVSLSARSETLQHAALTDGLTGMQNRRYFDDALKEYLEEFRRIEKPVGLMILDLDHFKQVNDTHGHDVGDEVLRAVANCLKGMTRYHDVVARLGGEEFAVVTPNMDAELLGKFAERIRKAIANMSVLSGNVRLKITTSVGLAVWDRKETAEEFYRRADRQLYEAKRQGRNRVCA from the coding sequence ATGCGTTTCCACAAGGCGGAATCCGCATTTTTCGTCTTTATTTTCGTGATCCTGGCCGCAGGCCTGGTGACGCTTTATGCCTATGGTCAATTGCAGTCCATCGCGGTCGGTCACGATACGACTTCCCGGGTCGAGAGGATCGCTTATCTCAACACGCTGCTGTTTGTCACCGGGGTGCTGCTGGCGACAGCGCTGTTCTTCGGCGTGTTCTTCATCTACCCGTTGATCCGTAGGCAGGCGACGGAAGAGGGCAAGCTGCGCGCCATGACGGTTTCGCTCAGCGCCCGCTCGGAAACGCTGCAGCATGCGGCATTGACCGACGGCCTTACCGGCATGCAGAACCGGCGCTATTTCGACGATGCGCTGAAGGAATATCTCGAGGAATTCCGCCGCATCGAAAAGCCCGTCGGGCTGATGATCCTCGACCTCGATCATTTCAAGCAGGTCAACGACACGCATGGCCACGATGTCGGCGACGAGGTGCTGAGGGCAGTCGCCAATTGCCTCAAAGGCATGACGCGCTATCACGACGTGGTGGCGCGGCTCGGCGGCGAAGAGTTCGCCGTTGTCACCCCCAACATGGACGCGGAGTTGTTGGGGAAGTTCGCCGAACGCATCCGCAAGGCGATTGCCAACATGTCGGTGCTGTCGGGCAATGTCCGCCTCAAGATCACCACCAGCGTCGGTCTTGCCGTCTGGGATCGGAAGGAAACGGCCGAGGAATTCTACCGCCGCGCCGACCGCCAGCTCTACGAGGCGAAGAGGCAAGGCCGCAACCGCGTCTGCGCCTAA
- the miaA gene encoding tRNA (adenosine(37)-N6)-dimethylallyltransferase MiaA, with product MSGIETSKQLGEGGQAGEGRVKNAILIAGPTASGKSALALDLAERKGGVIVNTDSMQGYSVLDVLTARPSAAELGRAPHFLYGHVHPSTAYSTGAWLRDVMKLIDDGTLARQPDDAAFERPVIFVGGTGLYFRALAEGISEMPDIPQQVRDRWRYELKEQGAAKLHRILMHEDSAVAMQLKPTDGQRIVRALEVLDASGRSILEWQAARGRPLIDRDSARFFVIEPDRAALVERIETRFDRMLDLGALDEVKRLAALGLDPELPAMKAIGVRELSAAMAGDISFPQAIERCKAATRQYAKRQTTWFRHQLGPEWLRLRPGDGLQAVI from the coding sequence ATGAGCGGCATCGAGACTTCCAAGCAGCTAGGCGAGGGCGGGCAGGCGGGCGAGGGCCGCGTGAAGAACGCGATCCTGATAGCCGGGCCGACAGCCAGCGGCAAGTCGGCGCTGGCGCTCGATCTCGCCGAGCGCAAGGGCGGCGTCATCGTCAACACCGATTCCATGCAGGGCTATTCGGTGCTCGATGTGCTGACGGCGCGGCCGAGCGCCGCCGAACTCGGCCGCGCGCCGCACTTTCTCTATGGCCACGTGCATCCCTCCACCGCCTATTCCACCGGCGCCTGGCTGCGCGACGTGATGAAGCTGATCGATGACGGCACGCTCGCCCGACAGCCCGACGACGCCGCCTTTGAACGTCCGGTGATTTTCGTCGGCGGCACCGGGCTCTATTTTCGCGCACTTGCCGAGGGCATTTCGGAAATGCCCGACATTCCGCAGCAGGTACGCGACCGCTGGCGCTACGAGTTAAAGGAGCAAGGCGCAGCCAAGCTGCACCGCATCCTGATGCATGAGGATTCGGCGGTCGCCATGCAGCTGAAGCCGACCGACGGCCAGCGCATCGTGCGGGCGCTGGAGGTGCTCGATGCATCCGGCCGCTCCATCCTCGAATGGCAGGCAGCACGCGGCCGGCCGCTGATCGACCGCGACAGCGCTCGGTTCTTCGTTATCGAGCCGGACCGCGCCGCCCTTGTCGAGCGGATCGAAACAAGGTTCGACCGCATGCTCGATCTCGGCGCGCTCGATGAGGTCAAACGGCTTGCGGCGCTTGGCCTCGATCCCGAGCTGCCGGCGATGAAGGCGATCGGCGTTCGCGAACTTTCGGCCGCCATGGCCGGTGACATCAGCTTTCCTCAGGCCATCGAGCGCTGCAAGGCAGCGACGCGGCAATATGCCAAACGGCAAACGACGTGGTTTCGCCATCAGCTGGGACCGGAATGGCTGAGATTGCGGCCCGGCGACGGCCTGCAAGCCGTGATTTGA
- the serB gene encoding phosphoserine phosphatase SerB gives MPLIATLVSHPLRRAMSASLANIASRSVGASAVRWLGDGVACDLVLPEGAEAAEASAALRTALGSEPVDVIVQQAESRRKTILLADMDSTMIDQECIDELADEIGVKDRVAAITARSMNGEIAFEPALRERVALLKGLDAAVVGRIIANRLTLASGGRALVRTMRANGAWTALVSGGFDVFTSRVAAMLGFQENRANRLIEENGRFAGLVAEPILGRAAKADALNDISARLGLTPFDAIAVGDGANDLDMIRLAGTGVALHAKPAVAAEAKVRIDHGDLTALLYLQGYRQEEFAQ, from the coding sequence ATGCCGCTCATTGCCACGCTTGTGTCCCACCCCCTCCGCCGCGCGATGTCGGCCTCGCTTGCGAATATCGCCTCACGGTCGGTCGGTGCAAGCGCTGTTCGCTGGCTGGGCGATGGCGTCGCCTGCGACCTGGTGCTGCCCGAGGGGGCAGAAGCCGCCGAGGCAAGTGCCGCCTTGCGCACAGCACTTGGCTCCGAGCCGGTCGACGTGATCGTTCAGCAGGCCGAAAGCCGCCGCAAGACAATCCTGCTTGCCGATATGGATTCAACCATGATCGACCAGGAATGCATCGACGAACTCGCCGACGAGATCGGCGTCAAGGACCGCGTTGCCGCCATCACGGCACGCTCGATGAACGGCGAGATCGCTTTCGAGCCGGCGCTGCGTGAACGCGTGGCGCTGCTGAAAGGCCTCGATGCCGCCGTCGTCGGCCGCATCATCGCGAACCGCCTGACGCTGGCGTCGGGCGGCCGCGCCCTGGTGCGGACGATGCGCGCCAATGGCGCCTGGACGGCGCTTGTCTCGGGCGGCTTCGACGTCTTCACCAGCCGTGTCGCCGCCATGCTCGGCTTCCAGGAAAACCGTGCCAACCGCCTGATCGAGGAGAACGGGCGCTTTGCCGGCCTTGTCGCCGAGCCGATCCTCGGCCGTGCCGCCAAGGCCGATGCGCTGAACGATATCTCGGCCCGCCTCGGCCTGACCCCATTCGATGCGATTGCGGTCGGCGACGGCGCCAACGACCTCGACATGATCCGCCTGGCCGGCACCGGTGTCGCGCTCCACGCCAAGCCGGCCGTTGCTGCCGAAGCCAAGGTCCGCATCGACCATGGCGATCTCACCGCGCTGCTTTATCTCCAGGGCTACCGCCAGGAAGAGTTCGCCCAATGA